The Streptococcus sp. oral taxon 431 nucleotide sequence ATTGATTCTGTAATATAGGATTTCATCCGTATTTCCCCTTTTGACTATAAGAATGGCACTAGGGTACCCAAGATAAGAAGTAGAATACTTGCAATGACAATTGAGATGACAAGTTTTCCGACAAATTTCCACCAAGTTCCAAGGCTGACACGACCGAGAGCAAGAGCTCCCATGACAATACCTGAAGTAGGAGTCACTAGGTTAAGGACACCAGATGCAGATTGGTAGGCAGTAACAATCAGGCTGGCTTTGACATTGACAAATTCTCCAAGAGGAGCCATGATCCCCATGGTTGCACTAGCCAGACCAGATGAAGAAGGAATGAGGAAGGACATAGGTAGGTAGAAGATATAGGTTAATACGATGAAGATTTGAGGAGAGAGACCTTGAAGGCCAACTTCACCCCAATGTAGAATGGTTGCAGTAATCATACCATCGTTCATGATAACTTGGATACCACGAGCAACCGCACAAATCAAGGCTACTGAAAGCAAATCTGCAGCACCAGTTAAGAAGGTAGAGACGATTTTTCCTTCTTTAAGACCATAGACAACACCAATCAAGATCCCCATGACGGCAAAGAGCATAGCGCCTTCTGGGAAGTACCAGCTACCGAATGGTTGAGCAGATGAACCGATGATGCCTCCGATTACAGGAAAACCGATTAACCAATTTTTGAAGTCTTCAAAGATAGTAACATGCAAATCAACCCAAGGGATGAAACTTGCAATCATAATGATAAAGGTTACTACAAATAAAGCGAGAACATGTTTTTGTTTCTTGCTCAAGGTAGACGGTGTATCCTCATTGTCAGAAACATTGAAGTGTTTAATATCTTCTTCGCGTTGAGCGTAAACGAGTGATTTAGTCGGATCTTTCTGAATCTTTTCTGCATAACGATAGACGAAGTAGGTGCTGAGTCCAGTCATTACAAACCAGAAGATAACACGGAGAATAACACCATCCATGGATGAAATGCCTGCAGTATCAGAAGCAATAACAGTAGCAAATGGATTCAATGTAGATGCCAAACAACCAACTTGAGAACCTAGTAAGATGATGGCTACGGCAGTAATACTATCAAAACCAACTGCCATCATCACAGGAATAAGAAGGGGATAGAAGGCCATAGTTTCTTCTCCCATACCATAAGTAGTTCCTCCAAGTGCGAAGAGGGGCATGAGGATGAGAATCAACATTTTTTCGTGGCCCTTATATTTTTTAACGATGGAGGCAATTCCTACATCGAGTGTACCAGTAGCATTTACGACACCAAGGAAACCTCCGACCATAAGGATAAAGAAGGCAACGTCGATAGCAGCGCTGGTTGGTTTGTGACCGAGCATGGCACGAATTGGTGCCATGAGGACATCGTAAATCCCTTGAGGATTTGAGTCAACAGTTTGATAGGTACCTGCGATGAGGTTACCTGCTTCATTGGTATCATACTTACCTGCTGGAATGATCCAGGTTAAAACTGCCATGATGGTAATGATGATAATCAAAACAGTGTATGCTGAAGGCATTTGAAACCTTTTTTTATTTTCACTCATTTGTTTTTC carries:
- a CDS encoding YfcC family protein, which gives rise to MSENKKRFQMPSAYTVLIIIITIMAVLTWIIPAGKYDTNEAGNLIAGTYQTVDSNPQGIYDVLMAPIRAMLGHKPTSAAIDVAFFILMVGGFLGVVNATGTLDVGIASIVKKYKGHEKMLILILMPLFALGGTTYGMGEETMAFYPLLIPVMMAVGFDSITAVAIILLGSQVGCLASTLNPFATVIASDTAGISSMDGVILRVIFWFVMTGLSTYFVYRYAEKIQKDPTKSLVYAQREEDIKHFNVSDNEDTPSTLSKKQKHVLALFVVTFIIMIASFIPWVDLHVTIFEDFKNWLIGFPVIGGIIGSSAQPFGSWYFPEGAMLFAVMGILIGVVYGLKEGKIVSTFLTGAADLLSVALICAVARGIQVIMNDGMITATILHWGEVGLQGLSPQIFIVLTYIFYLPMSFLIPSSSGLASATMGIMAPLGEFVNVKASLIVTAYQSASGVLNLVTPTSGIVMGALALGRVSLGTWWKFVGKLVISIVIASILLLILGTLVPFL